One part of the Anaeromyxobacter sp. Fw109-5 genome encodes these proteins:
- a CDS encoding DivIVA domain-containing protein, whose product MKITPLDITQKQFTKAFRGSSPEEVEAFLALVAVEFEALVKENLALREDNQRKAEDIAEFKSRERVLQETLVTAQRASEEIRESARKEAEITISDAELQAEKIVQGAHQRFLRIVDDINELKRQRVQFEANVRTLAESHLKLIEAFREPSREEAVQYMPARRRATDE is encoded by the coding sequence ATGAAGATCACGCCCCTCGACATCACCCAGAAGCAGTTCACCAAGGCGTTCCGCGGCTCCTCCCCGGAGGAGGTCGAGGCGTTCCTGGCGCTCGTGGCGGTCGAGTTCGAGGCCCTCGTGAAGGAGAACCTCGCCCTGCGCGAGGACAACCAGCGCAAGGCCGAGGACATCGCCGAGTTCAAGAGTCGCGAGCGCGTGCTCCAGGAGACGCTCGTCACCGCGCAGCGTGCCTCGGAGGAGATCCGCGAGTCGGCCCGCAAGGAGGCGGAGATCACGATCTCCGACGCGGAGCTCCAGGCGGAGAAGATCGTCCAGGGCGCGCACCAGCGCTTCCTGCGGATCGTGGACGACATCAACGAGCTGAAGCGCCAGCGGGTTCAGTTCGAGGCCAACGTCCGGACGCTCGCCGAGAGCCACCTCAAGCTCATCGAGGCGTTCCGCGAGCCCTCCCGCGAGGAGGCGGTGCAGTACATGCCCGCGCGGCGGAGGGCGACCGACGAGTAG
- a CDS encoding carbonic anhydrase, with protein sequence MHSRIAAALAAVLIVSSAHAADAHAPAHASGGAPSPKAVLKELAAGNARYVAGKLTLVTATPARRAEVVRGQHPKAVVLGCSDSRVPPELLFDQGIGDLFVVRVAGNVASDDTLGSVEYAAGHLGTPVVVVLGHTGCGAVAATCAGGHAEGHVAAIVEEIRPAVLAVKAASAEACATAAVPENARLVAASLTKESPILAKLVAEGKLEIVTAVYDLATGAVTLQR encoded by the coding sequence ATGCACTCCCGTATCGCCGCGGCGCTCGCCGCGGTCCTGATCGTCTCGTCCGCCCACGCCGCAGACGCGCACGCCCCGGCCCACGCCAGCGGCGGCGCTCCCTCGCCGAAGGCGGTCCTGAAGGAGCTCGCCGCCGGCAACGCGCGCTACGTGGCCGGGAAGCTCACGCTGGTGACCGCGACGCCCGCGCGCCGCGCCGAGGTCGTCCGGGGTCAGCACCCCAAGGCCGTGGTGCTCGGGTGCTCCGACTCGCGCGTGCCGCCCGAGCTCCTGTTCGATCAGGGCATCGGCGACCTGTTCGTGGTGCGCGTGGCCGGGAACGTGGCCTCGGACGACACGCTCGGCAGCGTCGAGTACGCGGCGGGACACCTGGGGACGCCCGTCGTCGTCGTGCTCGGCCACACCGGCTGCGGCGCCGTCGCCGCGACGTGCGCGGGAGGGCACGCCGAGGGGCACGTGGCGGCGATCGTCGAGGAGATCCGCCCCGCGGTCCTGGCGGTGAAGGCCGCCTCCGCGGAGGCGTGCGCCACCGCCGCGGTCCCCGAGAACGCGCGCCTGGTCGCCGCGTCGCTGACGAAGGAGAGCCCGATCCTGGCGAAGCTGGTCGCCGAGGGGAAGCTCGAGATCGTGACGGCGGTGTACGACCTGGCGACGGGGGCGGTGACGCTGCAGCGGTAG
- the polA gene encoding DNA polymerase I — translation MPTLTLIDGSGFVFRAYHAIPHLSTTRGTPTNAVYGFTTMLLKALREHAPTHVVLVMDAGRKSFRNEIDPAYKANRPEAPDDLQVQFPLVREVADALAVPRIEEPGVEADDVIATLASRAREQGWEVVVVTGDKDFGQLVDERLSLYDPMAEASGRGGWTGPGEVEKKLGVRPDQVIEYMAILGDKIDNVPGIPGIGEVTAAALVRHFGTVEEMLRRPEEIKAALSRGGEKVKEKIVASEERIRKNRQLVSLRRDLVLPFAPGQFERRRPDEARVRALFSELEFSRLLKDLPAPPPTPRTERAELILDAGALAAAVAALSAAPAVGVRPVLGGPAPRTDPVVGLALAGGGRAFYLPLRHQYLGAPAQLSAEEAAGALRPLLSGELPKHAHDRKGVQHALAQLGLALGGPGADTDLASRLLLPTRREHALADVARERIGCELPRDPSGGDAARKSERVPVEGLEVERVGEWAAQCAASLLDLAPALERALESEGLLPLYRDVERPLVPVLCEMERAGILVDRAAMEGMSAEFGRTMQDLEARIHAAAGHPFNIASTRELAQVLFTELALPVLKRLKTGPSTDQDVLEKLAEQHELPRLVLEHRALAKLKGTYVDALPQLVDPRDGRIHTTFHQAGAATGRLSSSDPNLQNIPVRTELSRRIRAAFVAPPGWRLLSADYSQIELRILAHYSDDPALLEAFRLREDVHTRTAAETFGVATGEVTSDMRRIAKVLNFGIAYGLSAFGLSQRLDLPGAEAQGIIDRYFARYAGVRRYVEKAVEDARATGESRTLFGRARAMPEIAARNPALRNAAERTAINTPIQGTAADIVKVAMIRVHDALAGDARRARLLLQVHDELVLEVPEDELAPVEALVRREMGGAAQLKVPLDVEVGVGHSWAEAH, via the coding sequence ATGCCCACCCTGACGCTCATCGACGGCTCGGGTTTCGTCTTCCGCGCCTACCACGCGATCCCGCACCTCTCGACGACGCGCGGCACCCCCACGAACGCCGTCTACGGGTTCACCACGATGCTCCTCAAGGCGCTGCGCGAGCACGCGCCGACGCACGTCGTGCTCGTGATGGACGCCGGGCGCAAGAGCTTCAGGAACGAGATCGACCCCGCCTACAAGGCGAACCGCCCCGAGGCTCCCGACGACCTGCAGGTGCAGTTCCCGCTGGTGCGCGAGGTCGCGGACGCCCTGGCCGTGCCGCGCATCGAGGAGCCCGGCGTCGAGGCCGACGACGTCATCGCGACGCTGGCCAGCCGCGCCCGCGAGCAGGGCTGGGAGGTCGTCGTGGTCACCGGCGACAAGGACTTCGGCCAGCTCGTGGACGAGAGGCTGTCCCTCTACGACCCGATGGCGGAGGCGAGCGGGCGCGGCGGGTGGACCGGGCCGGGGGAGGTGGAGAAGAAGCTGGGCGTCCGCCCGGACCAGGTGATCGAGTACATGGCCATCCTGGGGGACAAGATCGACAACGTCCCCGGGATCCCCGGCATCGGCGAGGTGACCGCGGCGGCGCTGGTGCGCCACTTCGGCACGGTGGAGGAGATGCTGCGCCGGCCGGAGGAGATCAAGGCGGCGCTCTCGCGCGGCGGCGAGAAGGTGAAGGAGAAGATCGTCGCGAGCGAGGAGCGCATCCGGAAGAACCGGCAGCTCGTGTCGCTGCGCAGGGACCTGGTGCTGCCGTTCGCGCCCGGCCAGTTCGAGCGGCGGCGGCCGGACGAGGCGCGCGTGCGCGCGCTCTTCTCCGAGCTCGAGTTCTCCCGCCTGCTGAAGGACCTCCCCGCGCCGCCGCCCACGCCGCGCACGGAGCGCGCCGAGCTGATCCTGGACGCGGGGGCGCTCGCCGCGGCGGTCGCGGCGCTCTCCGCGGCGCCGGCCGTCGGCGTCCGCCCCGTGCTCGGTGGACCGGCCCCGCGCACCGACCCGGTGGTGGGCCTCGCGCTCGCGGGCGGCGGGCGCGCCTTCTACCTGCCGCTGCGCCACCAGTACCTCGGCGCTCCGGCGCAGCTCTCCGCGGAGGAGGCGGCCGGCGCGCTCCGCCCGCTGCTCTCGGGCGAGCTGCCCAAGCACGCCCACGACCGAAAGGGCGTCCAGCACGCCCTCGCGCAGCTCGGGCTCGCGCTGGGCGGGCCGGGCGCCGACACCGACCTCGCGAGCCGCCTGCTGCTGCCCACGAGGCGCGAGCACGCCCTGGCCGACGTCGCGCGGGAGCGGATCGGCTGCGAGCTGCCGCGCGACCCCAGCGGCGGCGACGCCGCGAGGAAGAGCGAGCGCGTCCCGGTGGAGGGGCTCGAGGTGGAGCGCGTCGGAGAGTGGGCGGCGCAGTGCGCGGCGTCGCTGCTCGACCTCGCCCCGGCCCTCGAGCGGGCGCTCGAGTCGGAGGGGCTCCTGCCGCTCTACCGGGACGTGGAGCGGCCGCTCGTGCCGGTGCTCTGCGAGATGGAGCGGGCCGGGATCCTCGTCGATCGCGCCGCGATGGAGGGCATGAGCGCCGAGTTCGGGCGCACCATGCAGGACCTCGAGGCGAGGATCCACGCGGCCGCGGGGCACCCGTTCAACATCGCGTCCACGCGCGAGCTCGCGCAGGTCCTCTTCACCGAGCTGGCCCTGCCGGTGCTGAAGCGGCTCAAGACCGGCCCGTCGACCGATCAGGACGTCCTCGAGAAGCTCGCGGAGCAGCACGAGCTGCCGCGGCTGGTCCTCGAGCACCGCGCGCTCGCGAAGCTGAAGGGCACCTACGTGGACGCGCTCCCGCAGCTCGTCGATCCACGCGACGGCCGCATCCACACGACGTTCCACCAGGCCGGGGCCGCCACCGGGCGGCTCTCGTCCTCGGACCCGAACCTCCAGAACATCCCCGTCCGCACCGAGCTGTCGCGCCGCATCCGAGCCGCCTTCGTGGCGCCCCCGGGGTGGCGGCTGCTCTCCGCGGACTACTCGCAGATCGAGCTCCGCATCCTCGCGCACTACTCGGATGACCCGGCGCTGCTCGAGGCGTTCCGCCTGCGCGAGGACGTGCACACGCGCACGGCGGCCGAGACCTTCGGCGTCGCGACCGGCGAGGTGACGTCCGACATGCGCCGGATCGCGAAGGTGCTGAACTTCGGCATCGCCTACGGGCTCTCCGCGTTCGGCCTGTCGCAGCGGCTCGACCTGCCGGGCGCCGAGGCGCAGGGGATCATCGATCGCTACTTCGCCCGCTACGCGGGGGTGCGGCGCTACGTCGAGAAGGCGGTGGAGGACGCCCGCGCGACGGGCGAGTCGCGCACGCTGTTCGGGCGCGCGCGGGCGATGCCGGAGATCGCGGCGCGCAACCCGGCGCTGCGCAACGCGGCCGAGCGCACCGCCATCAACACCCCGATCCAGGGGACCGCGGCGGACATCGTGAAGGTCGCGATGATCCGCGTGCACGACGCGCTCGCCGGCGACGCGCGCCGGGCGCGGCTGCTCCTCCAGGTGCACGACGAGCTCGTGCTGGAGGTGCCCGAGGACGAGCTCGCGCCGGTCGAGGCGCTGGTGCGCCGCGAGATGGGCGGCGCGGCCCAGCTCAAGGTGCCCCTCGACGTCGAGGTAGGGGTGGGGCACAGCTGGGCCGAGGCCCACTGA
- a CDS encoding FHA domain-containing protein, producing MKSVRQLAISDHLWEALERMAEEMGSDREALANQALHVFARLNGYLVPGSVGSHARAPATTEPAAVPPLAERAAVAEQVLDAAARLEREMRAPPPVPAAVGAAPAVAAEAALVLLRDDGAEVPVAKGRFIIGRGRHCDLVVDSAKVSREHAAIVRDGAGWLIEDLGSSNGTWFQRERITRRRVEDGDEYFVCAERLRCTLR from the coding sequence ATGAAGTCCGTCCGTCAGCTCGCCATCTCCGACCACCTCTGGGAGGCGCTCGAGCGGATGGCCGAGGAGATGGGCTCGGATCGCGAGGCGCTCGCGAACCAGGCGCTCCACGTCTTCGCGCGGCTGAACGGCTACCTCGTCCCCGGGAGCGTCGGATCGCACGCCCGGGCCCCCGCGACCACGGAGCCGGCCGCGGTGCCGCCGCTCGCGGAGCGGGCCGCGGTCGCCGAGCAGGTGCTCGACGCGGCGGCGCGGCTCGAGCGCGAGATGCGCGCGCCCCCGCCGGTCCCGGCGGCCGTCGGGGCGGCGCCCGCCGTCGCGGCGGAGGCCGCGCTCGTCCTCTTGCGCGACGACGGCGCCGAGGTCCCGGTGGCGAAGGGTCGCTTCATCATCGGCCGCGGCCGCCACTGCGACCTGGTCGTCGACAGCGCCAAGGTGTCGCGCGAGCACGCCGCCATCGTGCGGGACGGCGCCGGCTGGCTCATCGAGGACCTCGGCTCGTCGAACGGCACGTGGTTCCAGCGCGAGCGCATCACCCGGCGCCGCGTCGAGGACGGCGACGAGTACTTCGTGTGCGCGGAGCGGCTGCGCTGCACGCTGCGTTGA